The following are encoded in a window of Deltaproteobacteria bacterium genomic DNA:
- a CDS encoding efflux RND transporter periplasmic adaptor subunit, with protein MTSEETLPSADGQLYAGFPRRVRIAALVAALLLSGLAVWAAARLFTRKAPPPVAVAPGVTLQGDALALAADAPQWKLIKLCLARTAGARQTDPLPARVRIDETRAARVGSPLAGRMTRVLVELGQRVKKGAPLFAVSSPELAGLKADRARAEMDLSLAKSNLDRVRAMVTARAVPAKDEVMATQKVRQAELSVSLARAKLASLRVAPSGENEFVAMATRDGVVVEKNVLPGQEVGPDTAKPLIMIADLDAVWVVADLPEADAMEIETGSEAWLTSPSLPLARLRATVEMVSSVVDPERHTVPIRARLENRRHQLRPNMYAQVTFTLKAQAGIVELPASAIVSDGASQYVYVQPSRGRFEKRKVVAGSARAGLVPVLSGLKAGETVVEEGAVLLDNQLALMR; from the coding sequence CGCGGCGCTGCTCCTGTCGGGGCTCGCCGTCTGGGCCGCTGCCCGGCTCTTCACGCGCAAGGCCCCGCCTCCCGTCGCGGTGGCCCCTGGGGTCACCCTGCAGGGAGACGCGCTCGCGCTTGCGGCGGACGCACCGCAGTGGAAGCTGATCAAGCTCTGTCTCGCGCGCACCGCGGGCGCGAGGCAGACCGATCCGCTGCCCGCCCGCGTGCGTATCGACGAGACGCGGGCGGCCCGCGTGGGCTCGCCGCTGGCAGGGCGGATGACGCGCGTCCTCGTGGAGCTCGGGCAGCGCGTGAAGAAGGGGGCCCCGCTCTTCGCCGTCTCGAGCCCCGAGCTCGCGGGGCTCAAGGCCGACCGCGCGCGGGCGGAGATGGACCTGAGTCTCGCGAAGTCCAACCTGGACCGCGTGCGAGCCATGGTGACCGCCCGAGCCGTGCCGGCGAAGGACGAGGTGATGGCCACGCAGAAGGTGCGGCAGGCCGAGCTCTCCGTGTCGTTGGCGCGGGCGAAGCTGGCCTCCTTGCGCGTCGCCCCGAGCGGGGAGAACGAGTTCGTCGCCATGGCCACGCGCGACGGCGTGGTGGTCGAGAAGAACGTCCTACCCGGCCAGGAGGTGGGTCCCGACACCGCCAAGCCACTGATCATGATCGCCGACCTCGACGCGGTCTGGGTCGTGGCGGACCTCCCGGAGGCGGACGCGATGGAGATCGAGACCGGCAGCGAGGCCTGGCTCACCTCACCGTCGCTGCCGCTGGCGCGACTGCGCGCCACGGTCGAGATGGTCTCGTCGGTGGTGGATCCGGAGCGCCACACCGTGCCGATCCGTGCGCGACTCGAGAACCGCCGCCATCAGCTCCGGCCCAACATGTACGCGCAGGTCACGTTCACTCTCAAGGCGCAGGCAGGGATCGTGGAGCTCCCCGCCTCGGCCATCGTCTCGGACGGGGCGAGCCAGTACGTGTACGTCCAGCCCTCCCGAGGGCGGTTCGAGAAGCGCAAGGTCGTGGCGGGCTCGGCCCGCGCCGGCCTGGTTCCCGTGCTGAGCGGGCTCAAGGCGGGCGAGACCGTGGTGGAAGAAGGGGCCGTCCTGCTCGACAACCAGCTCGCGCTGATGCGCTAG